A single region of the Plasmodium malariae genome assembly, chromosome: 7 genome encodes:
- the PmUG01_07047400 gene encoding uncharacterized protein — translation MDRNPLRSNNHYTNEALNDDENTWAHTQNEEDFVHGNTRGVRVRTRENRELWENNELGENKELGEKNELGEKNELGEKNELGEKNELGEKNELGEKNELREENKLRENVEDQRKTDLKEKARRKADCVVTDAQTTFSLIQAIIFAAAVFLNVILLNKNVYIGSEMSEHLYLSRGAGRVVNARNINENVENVRSNETTPEDLNFNISDEIPSSNCHTKVSSHEDQTPQTSEHDDMLTLLDNELYYDYENYKDEEDYVKDNYYQEDNNGNYPNELDHRGHDYHEDHYNYTDKYYHREHDNQRINDNQRINDNQRINDNQRINDNQRINDNQRINDNQRINNNK, via the exons ATGGATCGTAATCCATTGAGAAGTAATAACCACTATACTAATG AAGCATTAAATGATGATGAGAATACATGGGCTCATACACAGAATGAAGAAGATTTTGTACATGGTAATACTCGAGGGGTACGAGTAAGAACAAGGGAAAATAGAGAATTATGGGAAAACAATGAATTAGGGGAAAACAAAGAATTAGGGGAAAAAAACGAATTAGGGGAAAAAAACGAATTAGGGGAAAAAAACGAATTAGGGGAAAAAAACGAATTAGGGGAAAAAAACGAATTAGGGGAAAAAAACGAATTAAGGGAAGAAAACAAGTTAAGAGAAAATGTAGAGGACCAAAGAAAAACAGATTTAAAGGAAAAGGCAAGACGAAAAGCAGACTGTGTTGTAACTGATGCTCAAACGACATTCTCACTCATTCAGGCAATTATTTTTGCCGCCGCTGTTTTCCTGAAT GTAATCCTTCTGAATAAGAATGTGTACATAGGAAGCGAGATGAGCGAACATTTGTACTTATCAAGAGGAGCAGGAAGAGTAGTAAACGcaagaaatataaatgaaaatgtagAGAATGTTCGGTCTAATGAAACAACACCGGAAGATTTGAACTTTAATATTTCCGATGAAATACCTTCTTCTAATTGCCATACAAAAGTATCTAGTCATGAGGATCAAACTCCTCAAACAAGTGAACATGATGATATGTTGACTTTACTTGACAATGAATTGTATTAtgattatgaaaattataaagatgAAGAAGACTATGTAAAAGATAATTATTATCAAGAGGATAATAATGGAAACTACCCAAACGAATTAGATCATAGGGGCCACGACTATCATGAGGAccattataattatacagaCAAATATTATCATAGAGAACATGATAATCAGAGAATAAATGATAATCAAAGAATAAATGATAATCAAAGAATAAATGATAATCAAAGAATAAATGATAATCAAAGAATAAATGATAATCAAAGAATAAATGATAatcaaagaataaataataataaatga
- the PmUG01_07047500 gene encoding uncharacterized protein, with the protein MIIKELMAIIEGMPIIGIMSYLFLLEDDYPRDNFSLEDDEYYRDYDYLQNDGYLRDSDYNDEEEYIYKMYNFNEDDEVYADYENDQDDEIYSGDDENDYFEERNGVPSEKYERYYLDEENERFYLDGEEEQEEDEDEEEDNDDDDSDRNSDVSSDEGDYDVVQEEEMNNLINTNPNFNYTTNGLENINFNQESTLTTRNLRQSNNVETYENAQFIDRYRMGQNLEFYSMPTNVYEINAGQNRNNNGGLNFANESPSYADIYRNANYVDRHTSYYRSNRYHSSGINGTTNSSTAGMNTPLKGENASNPLDESRENSSTTARSTNPFDESYEDDTTTDRNTNPFFESYVDGTSTNGSTNPFDESYEDDTTTDRNTNPLVESYVDGTSTNGSTNPSDELNEVNTTTASSTNNSDELNEESTTTASNTNTSDELNEEKSTTTASSTNTSDELNEENTTTASSTNTSDEPHEEGTTIKRSTNAFGESYEDSTTSTSTTSAHPFDESYVDGTATASTTNPFAEWYEDVTARKKSTDPFDPSYEGNTTTASTTSTISTHPFDEWYDNPTTTPMSNNPFEQSYKASTITTNPFAVSNQNTTDPFAVYNQNTTDLFAVYNQNTTDPFAVSNQNTTDPFAVSNQNTTDPFAESHVSNNPFVNTHEDDQNNSNPSDNFEDALTLNNAEEDNITEGMVLQGENYAPEYNDIQFDDNSQGSINDHTNEKEKQHLYNSLSQRVNNPVEHDVEQVEQQEHEKHEHSEPT; encoded by the exons ATGATAATCAAAGAGCTCATGGCTATAATAGAGGGCATGCCAATTATAGggataat GAGTTATCTATTTTTACTGGAAGATGACTATCCTAGGGATAACTTTTCTTTAGAGGATGATGAATATTATAGAGATTATGACTATTTACAGAACGACGGTTATTTAAGAGATTCTGACTATAATGATGAGGAAGAATACATTTATAAgatgtataattttaatgaagaTGATGAAGTTTACGCGGATTATGAAAATGACCAAGATGATGAAATTTATTCGGGAGATGACGAAAATGATTATTTTGAAGAGAGGAATGGTGTTCCTTCTGAGAAATATGAACGTTATTATTTAGATGAAGAGAATGAACGATTTTATTTGGATGGAGAAGAGGAACAGGAGGAAGAtgaagatgaagaagaagataatgatgatgatgatagCGATCGTAATTCTGATGTTTCATCAGATGAAGGAGATTATGATGTTGTACAAGAGGaagaaatgaataatttaattaatacaaatcctaattttaattatacaaCGAATGgtttagaaaatattaattttaaccaAGAATCAACATTGACTACAAGAAATTTAAGACAATCTAATAATGTAGAAACATATGAAAATGCACAATttatagatagatatagaATGGGTCAAAATTTAGAATTTTACAGTATGCCCACTAACGTATATGAAATAAACGCAGGACAAAACAGAAATAATAACGGAGGATTAAATTTTGCTAATGAAAGCCCATCATATGCTGACATATATAGAAATGCTAACTATGTAGATAGACATACGAGCTACTACCGTAGTAATAGGTATCATAGCAGTGGTATTAATGGTACTACTAATTCATCAACCGCAGGAATGAATACTCCTCTTAAGGGTGAAAACGCTAGTAACCCTTTAGATGAATCGCGTGAAAATTCTAGTACCACCGCTAGAAGTACTAATCCTTTTGATGAGTCCTATGAAGATGATACAACAACTGATAGAAATACAAACCCTTTTTTCGAATCATATGTAGATGGTACATCCACCAATGGAAGTACTAATCCTTTTGATGAGTCCTATGAAGATGATACAACAACTGATAGAAATACAAACCCTTTGGTCGAATCATATGTAGATGGTACATCCACCAATGGAAGTACTAACCCTTCTGATGAATTGAATGAAGTGAATACTACCACCGCTAGCAGTACTAACAATTCTGATGAATTGAATGAAGAGAGTACTACCACCGCTAGCAATACTAACACTTCTGATGAATTGAATGAAGAGA AGAGTACTACCACCGCTAGCAGTACTAACACTTCTGATGAATTGAATGAAGAGAATACTACCACCGCTAGCAGTACTAACACTTCTGATGAACCGCACGAAGAAGGTACGACTATAAAAAGGTCTACCAACGCATTTGGTGAATCGTATGAAGATAGCACAACCTCTACTAGCACTACTAGCGCGCACCCTTTTGATGAATCATACGTAGATGGCACCGCAACTGCTAGCACGACTAACCCTTTTGCTGAATGGTATGAAGATGTAACTGCTAGAAAAAAGTCTACGGACCCATTTGATCCGTCGTACGAAGGCAACACAACAACTGCCAGCACAACTAGCACTATTAGCACGCATCCTTTTGATGAATGGTATGATAATCCTACGACTACACCAATGTCTAACAACCCATTTGAGCAATCATATAAAGCTTCCACTATTACTACGAACCCATTTGCTGTATCTAACCAAAATACAACTGACCCATTTGCTGTATATAACCAAAATACAACTGACTTATTTGCTGTATATAACCAAAATACAACTGACCCATTTGCTGTATCTAACCAAAATACAACTGACCCATTTGCTGTATCTAACCAAAATACAACTGACCCATTTGCCGAATCCCATGTAAGTAATAACCCTTTCGTTAACACCCATGAAGACGatcaaaataatagtaaccCCTCTGATAATTTTGAAGATGCTTTAACTTTAAATAATGCGGAAGAAGATAACATTACAGAGGGCATGGTACTACAGGGAGAAAATTATGCGCCTGAATACAATGATATACAGTTTGACGATAACTCCCAAGGTAGCATCAATGATCATACAAATGAGAAAGAAAAACAACATCTATATAATAGTCTTTCCCAAAGAGTAAACAATCCAGTTGAACATGATGTGGAACAAGTTGAACAACAAGAACATGAGAAGCATGAACATAGTGAACCAACATGA
- the PmUG01_07047600 gene encoding Plasmodium exported protein, unknown function, translated as MFSSILRVTLISLLLFIVKGNSLELGVKEKSPDMQCKNGNSRILTKIDIGIQNDKDLEKHGKEDQKTKEKFKKKGIDDLKVFCPDLPNNNESIYLDELNPEKRKRKGSEQLDEDSLELLEQMWKKEFLQWRKHLYEINKEIFWDFTRICLINNIYFSWGNGVWLKYKNILNKKISEKEYKDYEDYLALKNKNPSDEECNKFISLKRNSFIEFYNTLKEEKTLFIDQVIMEWMKFKERFISRNIKSTMTEKKKLKRKLKKKLKKKKKKKKASKVDEDAATNKKDNS; from the exons atgttctCATCTATTCTAAGAGTTACACTAATTTCTCTTCTACTGTTTATAGTGAAG GGAAATAGTTTAGAATTGGgcgtaaaagaaaaatctcCTGACATGCaatgtaaaaatggaaattcaCGAATTTTGACTAAAATAGATATAGGAATACAAAATGATAAAGATTTAGAAAAACATGGAAAAGAAGatcaaaaaacaaaagaaaagtttaaaaaaaaaggaattgaTGATTTGAAAGTATTTTGCCCAGATTTAccaaataataatgaaagtatatatttgGATGAATTAAACCctgaaaagagaaaaagaaaaggaagtGAACAGTTGGATGAAGACAGTCTAGAATTATTAGAACAAATgtggaaaaaagaatttcTACAGTGGAGGaaacatttatatgaaataaataaagaaatattttggGATTTCACAAgaatatgtttaataaataatatatatttttcatggGGCAATGGAGTATggttgaaatataaaaatatattgaataagaaaatttcagaaaaagaatataaagaTTATGAAGATTATTtagctttaaaaaataaaaatcccAGTGATGAagaatgtaataaatttatttcgttaaaaagaaattcgTTCATAGAGTTTTATAACACACTTAAGGAAGAGAAAACTTTATTTATAGATCAAGTTATAATGGAGTGGATGAAATTTAAAGAACGATTTATCagtagaaatataaaaagcacAATgacagaaaagaaaaaattaaaaaggaaattaaaaaaaaaattaaaaaaaaaaaaaaaaaaaaaaaaagcttctAAGGTGGATGAGGATGCAGcaacaaataaaaaggacAATAGTTGA
- the PmUG01_07047700 gene encoding cytoadherence linked asexual protein, putative: MKIWFIQPIIIYILTILARNIHCSYKNDNINELKKIINNEELYDKLGLLENLLLQTLNQDTLKIPIVNHEIEQYFDLSKFQVKKFITENGDEQTYLVPTPNAGPEDIIKYENVLKIQVSINYKVNISDLIKKKVLTVRTLKIIKFMQLPMKSYKKNYNYKEALLELNNLFTKERTDLNNKGDEGKETNTYFVKRLILENKESIENKESIENKESIENKESIENKENIENISKDIKEKISLYMPIDANMDKINQEDLLFTYQPNIQFMENLDNLANRYNIGVFNIIGSHYMALGHFMILKLALKNYNQYFDQGNLRFHSWLSILRFNESDRFKVLDLNCDNENTYGSYIKRRKQYLNDNIMSTSEECSILEFLIHNFNKYQMELYINASKLNLNIQILLEVDHLREKFFQFMCKENHITCNIYEGPKFKDQNEMNIQFYDKYNYQFEQTKFSDQISTNPFDVYINYYHFVKYYNEFSGDQVFYVHLLNLVGILSGDISAYVSSLYLPGYYNAIQLAYEDDKQLKDLYDNLQNCISMYHIRNKKERFLSFEIKSSFRRKTHDLSEYNICIGTLFYINSQVPGGMSMLQKFNAYTTKILKVNVVSSLIRYLNIYEDYSNFLMHDLNWFTFLFLFRITSYKDIPDRSIAYAMYLNLKNEDKDKKTMVTNHWFPSYFKKYYTNYIRKNESVYFLEELEQLISKDFVEKVKKCIKFIVHVNSILQLDFFYYLNETPLKDQHPFGITMTIEGKFKDWFVNHLTGFTLINYEVQDSRFDIPEKKKKREFIAPKYSMWTEHMKKLIEEAYIKNFNQRHVKTLFKKFGPYNINNKIMLMRDCYELYTKYYNDMYFAGDIMLLRKFFGATPKINMKRERARYFLHNIHGNPMNYYKFGIIYGYKINKSLLKEVAEELFAIYKMNKSTFSSTSFMQTVRLLFKKIQYSYFSHRRNDDIGMNNIFFFNVRNDYSKLSIEEREEEIHKSMASRFFEKTMFSIFQMMFVVQISSHINELDKSYGKAKMMGMSVHEEPQMRFAYVYYGSMFDSIINVLFPLYIKKPVIQLKYGKTFILANMYKLASDIFAVFNLNNLSVLCEYQAVTSANYHSFKKMSQFIDRKFVPIVIAAFYMKVKDEMKEASSTFWNAYYESRLKDGKFTQFFIYLSIYMAGNTLYRNVLFFPNHLPDELKKQTKGLIINQPKEKLSVHSINGQVIFGVVHSLSVTFFIFTLMRWYAFFDNVTFLFRSTFRVIDRFYTIAETYINMFIKSIFNKCTVDVLLKSLKRAYTGTQNEGYYEQAMESRIDAKNFSEEEINHMDVNLSLLQPVQIENPTHHTSLFYQDNNSYFEGLDENEEYLNERDIIFYEGEMIDKTESSNEGSTECSTKSSTEPTTEPLNQTPVNNT, translated from the exons ATGAAAATTTGGTTTATTCAACCaatcataatttatatactaACAATCTTAGCTAGAAATATACATTGCTCCTACAAAAATGATAACAtcaatgaattaaaaaaaataataaacaatgAAGAGTTATATGACAAATTAGGACTATTAGAAAACCTGTTATTGCAAACGTTAAATCAGGATACATTGAAAATTCCTATAGTAAACCATGAGATCGAACAATATTTCGATTTGTCAAAATTtcaagttaaaaaatttattactgAAAATGGGGATGAACAGACTTATCTTGTACCTACACCTAATGCGGGACCGGAggacataataaaatatgaaaatgttttaaagATACAGGTGtctataaattataaagttAACATATCAGatttaatcaaaaaaaaggttTTAACTGTAAGgactttaaaaattataaaatttatgcaATTACCTATGAAatcttacaaaaaaaattataattataaagaagCTTTACTAGAACTAAATAACCTCTTTACTAAGGAGAGAACTGATCTGAATAACAAGGGTGATGAGGGTAAGGAAACGAATACATATTTTGTGAAGAGACTAATACTTGAAAATAAGGAAAGTATAGAAAATAAGGAAAGTATAGAGAATAAGGAAAGTATAGAAAATAAGGAAAgtatagaaaataaagaaaacatagaaaatataagcaaagatattaaagagaaaatttctttatatatgcCTATTGATGCAAATATGGACAAAATTAACCAAGAAGATCTACTCTTCACATATCAACCGAATATACAGTTTATGGAAAACTTAGACAATCTGGCAAATCGCTACAACATTGGAGTGTTTAACATAATCGGGTCTCATTACATGG CGTTGGGGCACTTTATGATTTTGAAACTAGCCCTCAAGAATTACAACCAATATTTCGATCAAGGTAATTTAAGGTTTCATAGCTGGCTAAGTATCCTACGTTTTAATGAATCGGACAGGTTTAAAGTGTTAGACTTAAATTGCGATAATGAGAATACATATGgaagttatataaaaagaagaaaacaatatttaaatgataatattatgtcAACATCTGAAGAATGTTCAATACTagaatttttaattcataactttaataaatatcaaatggagttatatataaatgcatctaaattaaatttaaatatacaaatactaCTAGAAGTAGACCATTTGAgggaaaaattttttcaatttatgtGTAAAGAAAATCATATaacatgtaatatatatgaaggaCCAAAATTTAAAGACCAAAATGAGATgaatatacaattttatgataaatataactaCCAGTTTGAACAAACTAAATTTTCTGATCAGATAAGCACCAACCCATTTGacgtttatataaattattaccaTTTTGTAAAGTATTACAACGAATTTAGTGGGGACCAAGTTTTTTATGTGCACCTTTTAAATCTAGTTGGCATTCTAA GTGGGGACATTAGCGCATACGTTAGTTCTCTCTACCTCCCAGGGTATTACAACG CGATACAACTTGCCTACGAAGATGACAAGCAATTGAAGGACCTTTATGACAATCTCCAAAATT GCATTAGTATGTACCATATcagaaacaaaaaagagaGATTTCTATCCTTTGAAATTAAATCATCATTCCGTCGTAAAACGCACGATTTGtcagaatataatatttgtataggaacccttttttatattaaca GTCAAGTACCAGGAGGTATGTCAATGCTGCAAAAGTTCAATGCATATACAacgaaaatattaaaagtaaatgTTGTTAGTTCCCTCATCCGatatctaaatatttatgaggATTACAGTAACTTTCTCATGCACGACTTGAATTGGTTTAcctttttgttcttattcAGAATAACATCCTACAAAG ACATTCCCGACCGCAGCATAGCGTATGCCATGTACTTGAATTTGAAAAACGAAGACAAGGATAAAAAAACGATGGTAACAAACCACTGGTTTCCCTCATATTTTAAGAAGTACTACACGAattatataaggaaaaacGAATCCGTGTATTTTTTGGAGG AACTGGAACAGCTAATCAGCAAAGACTTCGTAGAAAAGGTCAAGAAATGCATAAAGTTCATAGTGCACGTAAATTCAATATTACAGTTGGACTTCTTTTATTATCTAAATGAAACTCCACTTAAGGATCAACATCCATTCGGTATAACCATGACAATTGAAGGGAAGTTTAAAGATTGGTTTGTTAATCACTTAACTGGGTTTACACTAATAAACTATGAAGTTCAAGATTCAAGGTTTGATATcccagaaaaaaaaaaaaaaagagagttTATTGCTCCAAAATATAGTATGTGGACAGAACATATGAAGAAACTAATTGAAGaagcatatataaaaaattttaatcaaAGACATGTAAAaactttatttaaaaaatttggtccttacaatataaataacaaaattatgttaatGAGAGATTGCTATGAGCtctatacaaaatattataatgataTGTATTTTGCAGGTGATATCATgcttttaagaaaattttttggaGCTACtccaaaaattaatatgaaaaGAGAACGAGCACGTTACTTTTTACATAACATTCATGGTAATCCGATGAACTATTATAAATTTGGAATCATATAtggatataaaataaataaatctcTTTTAAAAGAAGTAGCAGAAGAGTTATTTGCCATTTACAAAATGAACAAGTCCACTTTTTCCTCTACCTCTTTCATGCAAACTGTGCGCTTGCTCTTTAAGAAGATCCAGTACAGCTACTTCTCTCACAGGAGAAACGATGACATA gGCATGAATAACATATTCTTCTTCAACGTTCGGAATGATTACTCAAAGTTAAGCATTGAAGAGAGAGAGGAAGAAATACATAAGTCTATGGCATCGcgtttttttgaaaaaaccATGTTTTCAATATTCCAGATGATGTTTGTTGTACAGATAAGTAGTCATATAAATGAACTTGATAAATCTTATGGAAAGGCAAAGATGATGGGTATGTCAGTACATGAAGAACCACAAATGCGttttgcatatgtatattatggTAGCATGTTTGACAGTATTATAAATGTGTTATTccctttatatataaagaaaccAGTCATACAgttaaaatatggaaaaacgTTTATTCTAgctaatatgtataaattagcTTCAGATATATTCGctgtatttaatttaaataatttaagcGTCTTATGTGAATATCAGGCTGTAACTAGTGCTAATTACCACTCCTTCAAGAAGATGTCTCAGTTCATTGACAGGAAGTTTGTACCCATAGTTATAGCCGCGTTCTATATGAAAGTTAAAGATGAAATGAAAGAGGCTAGTAGTACTTTCTGGAATGCATATTATGAGAGTAGGCTTAAGGATGGAAAATTTACCCAGTTCTTTATCTACTTGTCCATATATATGGCTGGTAATACACTGTATCGAAATGTTCTGTTCTTCCCCAATCATCTTCCAGATGAattgaaaaaacaaacaaagggtttaataataaatcaaccgaaagaaaaattaagtgTTCATAGTATTAACGGTCAGGTAATTTTCGGTGTTGTACACAGTTTATCAgttacatttttcatttttactttaatgaGATGGTATGCTTTCTTTGATAATGTAACGTTTCTATTTAGAAGTACTTTTCGAGTAATTGATAGATTCTATACTATTGCTGAAACTTAcattaatatgtttattaagtccatttttaataaatgcaCTGTTGATGTTTTATTGAAATCCCTTAAAAGAGCATACACTGGCACCCAAAATGAGGGTTACTATGAACAAGCAATGGAATCAAGAATAGACGCGAAAAATTTTAGTGAAGAAGAGATAAATCATATGGATGttaatttatcattattacaaCCGGTACAGATTGAAAATCCAACACATCATACTAGTCTTTTCTATCAAgataataattcttattttgAAGGTTTAGACGAAAATGAGGAATACTTAAACGAAAGagacattatattttacgaAGGAGAGATGATTGACAAAACGGAGAGTTCAAATGAGGGTTCGACGGAGTGTTCAACGAAGAGTTCAACAGAGCCTACGACGGAGCCTTTAAATCAGACTCCTGTAAATAATACCTAG
- the PmUG01_07047800 gene encoding uncharacterized protein translates to MVIVNGVVNNGHNSNAQVIGSGFSIMSLQYGSPQEIIAKHKLFSPFIFFYITLVYVVNSFRKAYDWSAIPENKNKFSIEDVFSGKTHITDYAHKLWKGNGLISGLNKQKEIQQYHTSQNSAYGRPPSYGATNFPSPTRNSLVPYAGDYKLNVSSDDDSDDDSDDEAYEIYAYEDDDDDDDEDNDINKNNYLNNNDDDDDDDKDEKYKKMREQMKKEVRKELKNKLKREIKKEFKKNFKKEITQIVKDTIGATEPSIHSIFPKKSNIDDRQLLENILHGRKNKNKEEEEGEEDDIENGGANDNMQGLEKYLKLAKLQNKCKENEKKEQDTVQELKDVQEQIKKIEKQLEVLKEEQNKNESANREEQNEYMTIQDKYKQQQEKAIHQILHKELNRMHTTKKQQEQQLTEQLQGIQKKLQFFRDKLEKTFQQVKNGGTGEEVKLPDTGVIIIPEIKRMEQKINC, encoded by the exons atggttaTAGTTAATGGTGTTGTCAACAATGGTCATAACAGCAATGCGCAAGTTATAGGAAGTGGTTTTAGTATTATGAGCCTACAATATGGTAGTCCCCAAGAGATTATTGcaaaacataaattattttctccttttatttttttttacattactCTAGTGTATGTTGTAAATTCCTTCAGGAAGGCGTATGATTGG TCTGCAATACCtgagaataaaaataagttcaGTATTGAAGATGTTTTTAGTGGTAAAACACACATAACAGACTACGCACATAAATTGTGGAAGGGAAATGGGTTAATATCTGGTTTAAATAAGCAAAAGGAAATTCAGCAATATCATACATCCCAGAATTCCGCTTATGGAAGGCCTCCTAGTTACGGTGCAACAAATTTCCCATCCCCTACGAGAAATAGTCTAGTGCCTTACGCAGGAGATTATAAACTGAACGTAAGTTCAGACGATGACTCAGATGACGATTCAGATGATGAGGCTTATGAGATTTATGCTTATgaagatgatgatgatgacgATGATGAAGACAATGatatcaataaaaataattatcttaataataatgatgatgatgatgatgatgataaagatgaaaaatataaaaaaatgcgtGAACAGATGAAAAAGGAAGTaagaaaagaattaaaaaataaattaaaaagagaaataaaaaaagaatttaagaaaaattttaaaaaagaaattacacAAATTGTAAAAGATACCATAGGAGCTACAGAGCCATCAATTCATTcaatttttccaaaaaaaagcAACATAGATGACAGACAGCTGttggaaaatattttacatggtaggaaaaataaaaacaaggaagaagaagaaggaGAAGAAGACGATATCGAAAATGGCGGTGCAAATGACAACATGCAGGggttagaaaaatatttgaagtTGGCTAAACTACAGAATAAAtgtaaagaaaatgaaaaaaaagaacaagatACAGTACAAGAGCTAAAAGATGTACAAGAACAGATAAAGAAAATTGAAAAACAACTTGAAGTGTTGAaagaagaacaaaataaaaatgaatctGCTAATAGAGAAgaacaaaatgaatatatgacAATccaagataaatataaacaacaACAAGAAAAAGCTATCCAtcaaatattacataaagaACTCAACAGAATGCACACtacaaaaaaacaacaaGAACAACAACTTACAGAACAGTTACAAggtattcaaaaaaaattgcaattCTTTCGGGACAAACTAGAAAAGACGTTTCAGCAAGTAAAAAATGGAGGAACGGGAGAAGAAGTAAAACTTCCAGATACAGGAGTTATAATAATTCCAGAGATAAAACGCATGGAACAAAAGATTAATTGTTAA